The following are encoded together in the Penicillium digitatum chromosome 3, complete sequence genome:
- a CDS encoding Mating-type switch/DNA repair protein Swi10/Rad10, putative yields MDSTLPERGISSRSSESPAAAAASRPKVQQPKPQALSNRPGTSAILVSTRQKGNPILTHIKLLPWEYADIPADYVVGTTTCAMFLSLKYHRLHPEYIYSRVKQLAGKYNLRLVLVMVDIQDHEDSLKELSKTSIINNLTLILCWSAPEAAHYLELFKSSENAQPTAIRAQQAQTYKESLVEFVTVPRSINKSDAASLISTFGSLQNAINAQPELISAVPGWGEKKVQQWCHTVREDFRVESTKRVSVPVTQRRAQLSAVKVYDRNNQNTDEEDEEEAILREVLAESKKTAAAEAARLTEPQAGGQPSEEMSEGIAAALARLRDNAG; encoded by the coding sequence ATGGATTCCACACTCCCGGAGAGAGGTATTTCCTCTCGCTCTTCAGAATCTccagctgcagctgcagcttcAAGACCGAAAGTCCAACAGCCGAAACCTCAAGCTCTCTCCAACCGCCCTGGTACTTCCGCGATCCTGGTATCCACGCGACAAAAGGGCAACCCAATCTTGACCCACATAAAGCTTTTACCCTGGGAGTATGCCGATATTCCCGCAGACTATGTAGTCGGCACCACAACGTGCGCAATGTTTCTCTCCTTGAAATACCATCGCCTACACCCTGAATATATCTACTCTCGAGTGAAACAACTGGCAGGCAAGTACAACCTCCGGCTTGTACTGGTAATGGTCGACATACAAGACCACGAAGATAGTCTCAAGGAGCTGTCCAAAACATCTATTATCAACAATCTGACCTTGATATTGTGTTGGTCTGCACCAGAGGCTGCGCATTATCTCGAGCTCTTCAAGTCCTCAGAGAACGCACAGCCCACCGCCATTCGAGCCCAGCAGGCCCAAACCTACAAGGAGTCGCTGGTGGAATTTGTCACAGTTCCCAGGAGTATCAACAAGTCTGACGCCGCGAGTTTGATATCCACCTTCGGCAGCTTGCAAAATGCTATCAATGCACAACCAGAGCTAATTAGCGCCGTGCCCGGTTGGGGGGAGAAAAAGGTCCAGCAATGGTGTCACACAGTTCGAGAAGATTTCAGAGTCGAGAGCACGAAGAGGGTTTCTGTTCCTGTCACACAACGCCGGGCTCAACTATCAGCCGTGAAAGTGTATGATAGAAACAATCAAAATacagatgaagaggatgaagaagaggcaaTTCTTCGTGAAGTTCTAGCggaaagcaaaaagacaGCTGCTGCAGAAGCTGCGCGGCTGACTGAGCCTCAGGCTGGAGGTCAACCAAGTGAAGAGATGAGTGAAGGTATCGCAGCGGCACTTGCTAGACTCAGAGACAATGCTGGCTGA